The proteins below come from a single Limnobaculum xujianqingii genomic window:
- the rfbC gene encoding dTDP-4-dehydrorhamnose 3,5-epimerase — protein MNVIKTTIPDVLILEPKVFGDERGFFFESFNQKVFEEVVGRKIDFVQDNHSKSMMGVLRGLHYQLSPHAQGKLVRCVVGEVFDVAVDIRHDSATFGQWVGCNLSAENKRFMWIPEGFAHGFVVLSEIAEFLYKTTSYYMPAAEGTIAWNDPSLNINWPINRNKIILSHKDMNAKSFSLETNQYL, from the coding sequence ATGAACGTTATTAAGACAACAATTCCTGATGTGTTAATCTTAGAACCAAAAGTCTTTGGAGATGAACGAGGGTTTTTCTTTGAAAGTTTTAATCAGAAGGTTTTTGAAGAGGTTGTTGGTCGTAAAATTGATTTTGTACAAGATAATCATTCAAAGTCAATGATGGGAGTTTTGCGCGGTTTGCATTATCAGTTATCACCTCATGCTCAAGGTAAGTTGGTTAGGTGTGTTGTGGGTGAAGTGTTTGATGTAGCGGTAGATATCCGCCATGATTCAGCTACTTTTGGTCAGTGGGTTGGGTGCAATCTTTCTGCTGAAAATAAACGATTTATGTGGATACCTGAAGGTTTTGCGCATGGTTTTGTCGTTCTAAGTGAAATAGCTGAGTTTTTATATAAAACAACAAGTTATTATATGCCTGCTGCTGAAGGTACTATCGCATGGAATGATCCTAGTTTAAATATTAATTGGCCAATTAATAGAAATAAGATTATTTTATCGCATAAAGATATGAATGCAAAGAGTTTTTCTTTAGAGACTAATCAGTATTTATAG
- the rfbD gene encoding dTDP-4-dehydrorhamnose reductase, with the protein MTKILLFGKTGQVGWELQRSLAPLGNVIAVDIHSTEYCGDFSNPEGVADTVRRVRPDVIVNAAAHTAVDKAESEPDFALLLNAISVEIIAKEAEKLNAWLVHYSTDYVFPGNGEKPWLETDMTAPLNVYGETKRAGELAVQQNCTKHLIFRTSWVFAGKGNNFAKTMLKLAKERNSLSIINDQFGAPTGAELLADCTAHAIRTALSRPEVGGLYHLVAAGTTTWFDYARLVFDEAEKAGLVLAVENIYPVPTSSYSTPANRPHNSRLNTLKFQQTFNLILPEWEVGVKRMLAELFSMTANRV; encoded by the coding sequence ATGACAAAAATTCTTCTGTTTGGCAAAACAGGGCAGGTAGGTTGGGAATTGCAACGTTCACTAGCACCATTGGGGAATGTTATTGCAGTTGATATTCATTCTACAGAGTATTGTGGCGATTTTAGCAATCCGGAAGGTGTGGCCGATACAGTCCGTCGGGTGAGGCCCGATGTGATTGTTAACGCTGCAGCACACACAGCTGTTGATAAGGCAGAAAGTGAACCTGATTTTGCTCTCTTATTAAATGCTATTAGTGTAGAAATCATTGCTAAAGAAGCTGAGAAGTTAAACGCTTGGTTGGTTCATTATTCTACTGATTATGTTTTCCCAGGTAATGGTGAGAAACCATGGTTAGAAACTGATATGACTGCGCCATTAAATGTATATGGTGAAACTAAACGTGCGGGTGAGCTAGCTGTTCAACAGAATTGTACAAAACATCTCATTTTTCGTACTAGTTGGGTATTCGCAGGGAAAGGAAATAATTTTGCGAAAACAATGCTAAAGCTGGCAAAAGAACGTAATTCGCTCTCGATAATTAATGACCAATTTGGTGCGCCAACAGGAGCTGAATTACTAGCTGATTGTACCGCTCATGCTATTCGCACCGCGTTAAGTAGACCTGAAGTCGGTGGACTTTACCATCTTGTTGCTGCGGGAACGACGACATGGTTTGATTATGCTCGGCTTGTTTTTGATGAAGCAGAAAAAGCGGGCTTAGTTCTGGCGGTAGAAAATATTTACCCTGTCCCAACAAGCTCCTATTCAACTCCTGCAAATCGTCCTCATAATTCACGCCTGAATACGCTAAAGTTTCAGCAAACGTTTAATTTAATATTACCTGAATGGGAAGTGGGTGTTAAACGAATGCTGGCTGAACTATTTTCTATGACGGCGAATCGTGTATAG